The genome window ACTTGGTTATCTCATTCATCAAATTGGCGAATTATAGTATCCAGCTAAATAATATGTCCTTGTTACCAAATTGAAGTGTCAAACTTATAATCGGGTCCAAAAATTTTTGGCAAAAATCGAGTTTAATTACCTAAAGTTGGATGCACAAGAGCTTTTCAGTCTAGTTTAGCAGTCTTATTGAGTTATGTAGTACATTTATATTACTTTGTCTAGTCCTTATTTGTGTACTTGGAAGGGTGTATGTAGCATGTCCATAATGACTTTATCTGGTCCTTGACTGTGTACTAGAGGGGTGTCATCTAAGAGTTGATTTTCTATGTATTTAAATAATGCTTAACCATCTAGTTTGAGACCACCAGTTCATAAGCTCAAGTCAGATGATTGTGAAGTTAATAGATGTATATGTAACGTTTAAACAAACCATCTTAAAAGTATAACTAAGAAAAAGGATATTTTACCTTTACAAGGTTCCCTTTGCTGCTATCTTCACTTTACTATTCTTGACCCAGCTATGTTCACTTTTCCAGTACCATAAAGGAGatcttttatttataaaatcatcattacctaTATTAGTCGATAAAATGTTACATGTGATTGCTTAGCCATAACTTATAGAAAATCTTGTTTTTTAGTTGACTTTTTGTGCTTATTTTAAGGCGATCTGCTGAGGGAAATGATGGGAATAATTATCTGGATACTAGCAGTGAGGGCAGCAGTGGCAGTGAAGAGAACCACATAAGAGAAACAAGTTCATCCTTGGGCACTACTGGCCATATTGGCCAAGGAGGCTATGTAaatgataaaaatgatgtttGTCCGAAGCTAACACTTCCAGCATTCGAGTATTTTGAGAAGGACCCACCTTATGGAAGAGAACCATTGGCTGACAAGGTAAGGTTGGTCTTTGTTAGTTTACAGtttgaaatattataattaacaaACATTGACACTTTTTGCTGATATACCTGTGTAGATATCAGTTCTTGCCAATACATTTCCAGACCTGAAAACGTACAAGAGTTGTGATATGCTGCCATGTAGTTGGATGTCTGTTGCCTGGTATGGTTTTAAGACTTATTGGCATCACTGTTTGTCATCTGTCTTCAGCTACCTATTTTTGATAAAGCTGCATGCTTGGAGATGTTTCTTTTTCTGGCTGTTTTATTAAGAACCTCCATTTGTTGATACTATTGATTTCACTTAAATGATGTTCATGCTGCAGGTACCCGATATATAGGATACCAACAGGACCTACATTAAAGGACTTGGATGCTTGCTTTTTGACATTCCACTCATTGGCTACTCCTAGAAGTAAGCATCTAATAGCCATTTCTTAAAGCATGTGCACAAGTAGAAACACATTTATTTCACAATTATTGAAGATATCAAATTTGGCTAACCTTACATGAAATATAGTCATACAAACACTATCCAAAAACTGATAAACAGAAGAATGCATTTTACTTATAGCATTTCAAGTTATTGAACCTTTGTTCATTGTTGAAAACTTTGTGTCAGTATTTTTTCCATATAATGCGTTAAGATGAGATCAGTTCATCCACTGAATTAGTCCTTTGTCGGGCTACAGTTCAGCTATTGTCACTTCTAGCATTCACCTTGGCCTCTAGGTTGCCATCTAGTGGGTAAACAGTCTTAGAAATGTTAGGATACACAACCTGGTCAGTGCTAAACTTTTGCATTTCACATAAATGGATACATATACCAATAAATTAGCTATTAAACACATCTTTGTGACGAACACATGTAGTCATCATATCCTATTTTAAGATAATTTTTATTGGCATTGGATTAATATAACTTGAACATGTTTTCCTTGTTTTATGTTGTATCTATTTGATTATTTTCTTctagaaattatttaaattacaATCAGCATGAATGTTGCATGCTGATTTTTGAATATCACTATGGAATTTGTCAGCACATGTATAATATCTAACTCAAAAGTTGAACTGAATCTTGATAAATCGGTTGCCTGTCGTCTGGAGTAACACCTTGATGCCTACTCTAAGGTTCATTAAAGACCACTTCTTAAAAGAAGTGTGTGTTATATGCCATCTTAGTAGAAGTTGAGAAGTATAATTAACATAAATGTATCAGAAATCTAGATTTGCCCATGTGTCAACCCAATAGACCTACAAATTGGGTCAACCCATGCTTCTTCCACTGTTACTTCGCCATGTTTGTGAAAAACCTGCATGGAGATTCAATTGCAAGAgctgttgttttttctttttcccacTTAATGTGGTTTGCTCATTTCTGACAGATAATGCCAGTCCGCCTTCAGAGGTTCTTGACTCTTGCACAAACAGGAATGTCAAGAGCTGCAATGACAGGCCTGTGAAACTATGTTTGCCTGTTTTCGGATTGGCTTCATATAAATTCAGGGGGTCTATTTGGACATCCAGTGGTCTGCATGAGCAGCAGCTAGCAAGCTCGCTATTGCAAGCTGCAGACAACTGGCTTCGCCGCCTACAAGTTGATCATCCTGACTACCGTTTCTTTCTTTCCCACTCCAACACATTTAGGAGGTGATCTTATATTAACATTAGTTGTTGCTTTCTAACTTAATGTGCATCAATCTAAGTCTCCATCCCGATCCTGGGATTCAAACACCCATATCACATAGTTTTTGCTCCATGTATCTCGTTACTGTTTCTTACCCCCTCAATTAATATGTTTCTTGTGAAATTGCACGTGAACGCCTGTGTTatatcatagaaaaaaaaaatagtttcagACAATAAGTTTTTGCAAATTTTACTTGGACTTTCCCTTTTCTTAATGGGATCTAGAATTTGAATAATTTCATTCTTTGTGCTTTTGATTTTGATGTCTGTTGGTGGATATGCATTTGCAACTTGACATAACTTGGAGATCTCATATCTTTGAGGTGCATATTAATGACTCTTGTCCAAGTTTTAGAAACTTCAAGCCTATGAACTTATATAGAATCAGCAAGAGTGGCGCAAGGGCTCCAAATTATATGTGCCCCGTTTTGCCCCCTTCACACTTTCACTGTGACTTGTTATTTTGTATGTAGGTCTAGAGATTGATAGGTAGAAATCtcactttctttcttttgtaCCATTGAACTAGATAGAGATCAGTGAGATGACTTTCTGGCAAGTTTGCTGGTTCTCATGAttcgagacaaaaaaaaaaacaaggaatTATCATTCTGTTTTGATGTTGTTTTCAAACTTctgacaagaaaattttggttGGAGGAACTCATGCGGTTCTTTGAGGTTGGGATTGTCATCACAAACCTGTACTGCCATGGTAGAGATGGTCCATCCACCTTAGTTGCTAGATATTTAGGTTCCTTGAGATTGTTAATCGAAGGCAGCTGCTGATGGTGATTGTTGGATGGTAAAAGATATAACAAGTTTTAGTTTGTCTGAACTTTTACCTTCTTTACTGATAATTATTTGATTTGGTGATTAATAATCCATAACTTTTTGCTGTTAGGAAAGAACTTAACTTTATCTCATGATCT of Musa acuminata AAA Group cultivar baxijiao chromosome BXJ2-3, Cavendish_Baxijiao_AAA, whole genome shotgun sequence contains these proteins:
- the LOC103978940 gene encoding uncharacterized protein LOC103978940 isoform X1; its protein translation is MVGSGGSSAARVSGTDRFYSPPAIRRKLELQKKQQQQKEVMPRIRPSVGATATATAAEVKVVEDRFDRDDASLKPSVSTSSSPSPSPTPPPASPTPVGNLDRLLESTTPIVPARYFSKATARGWRNGDEMESQPYFFLGDLWESFKEWSAYGAGVPLVLNGNDSVVQYYVPYLSAIQLYVDTGAATLRSGRSAEGNDGNNYLDTSSEGSSGSEENHIRETSSSLGTTGHIGQGGYVNDKNDVCPKLTLPAFEYFEKDPPYGREPLADKISVLANTFPDLKTYKSCDMLPCSWMSVAWYPIYRIPTGPTLKDLDACFLTFHSLATPRNNASPPSEVLDSCTNRNVKSCNDRPVKLCLPVFGLASYKFRGSIWTSSGLHEQQLASSLLQAADNWLRRLQVDHPDYRFFLSHSNTFRR
- the LOC103978940 gene encoding uncharacterized protein LOC103978940 isoform X2, with amino-acid sequence MVGSGGSSAARVSGTDRFYSPPAIRRKLELQKKQQQQKEVMPRIRPSVGATATATAAEVKVVEDRFDRDDASLKPSVSTSSSPSPSPTPPPASPTPVGNLDRLLESTTPIVPARYFSKATARGWRNGDEMESQPYFFLGDLWESFKEWSAYGAGVPLVLNGNDSVVQYYVPYLSAIQLYVDTGAATLRSGEGSSGSEENHIRETSSSLGTTGHIGQGGYVNDKNDVCPKLTLPAFEYFEKDPPYGREPLADKISVLANTFPDLKTYKSCDMLPCSWMSVAWYPIYRIPTGPTLKDLDACFLTFHSLATPRNNASPPSEVLDSCTNRNVKSCNDRPVKLCLPVFGLASYKFRGSIWTSSGLHEQQLASSLLQAADNWLRRLQVDHPDYRFFLSHSNTFRR